The Plectropomus leopardus isolate mb unplaced genomic scaffold, YSFRI_Pleo_2.0 unplaced_scaffold12455, whole genome shotgun sequence nucleotide sequence ttaaaactgacaaatgaTTTGGAAAATGAGCAGCAGTAATTGAAAGCATACAGGATTTTTAATGCTTCTTGTTTaccaaaagttatttttctgtgtgcagGTTCAAAGCACAAGACGATGCTGGAGGCGCGGAGCGGCGCCGGGCCGATCAAGGCCTACCCTCGAGCCGGAGCCAAGCTGAAGAACGGCAGCAGCTCGGCACTGAAGGGCTCCGGCCTGCAGAACAAAACCTTCCACTGCCAGATCTGCGACGTCCACGTCAACTCTGAGATCCAGCTCAAACAGGTACGAACACAGCATGGGTATGAAAAATATACCAACATTATTCTAACATAACTTTTAACCGACTCAGCTGAGAGGGAGATGAATGCTTTGTCAGACATTTTCAGTCTTGACAGGAAGTGTTGCCTTGTCTCTTCTGCCCTTTGGtgaatttccaaaaaaaacagtcgGACATGTCACAGGCCTCTCTGTCCTCGGCTctgttgtcagtgtttgttgttgtttttgttgcagcaCATCTCCAGCAGGAGGCACAAGGACAGAGTGGCAGGAAAACCCAGCAAACCCAAATACAGCCCGTATAACAAACAGCAGCGCAGCTCGCTCTCTGTAAGTCCcactctctgtttctctctcgctcttcaaattaaatgaagattttattttgttttttgtgtataaaaGATGATTACAAACCAATGATAGGGATCTCTAAAAACAATTTCAGACTAAATTATGATTTGGTTCTGCTTTCAtaaattaagacatttatttgctttttgtatttattctggCCTCTCTTATTTATCTGTCCCTTCCttgcttcctctcctctcctgttttttcctttcctcatttcatttccttttttcctctccttgtctcctcaCCTCTCATTGTGTCCTGTCACTGTTTCTtctcctttgttttcatttctctccacttttcctcctctcctcccgtTGTTTCatctccttttgttttctttccaacCCCATAATCTCCTCTTCTCttcatgtttcctttttatCTCCTCTCCCCTTCTTTACCCTCCTGTTTTATCACCTCcttatctcctctcctctcctctctcctcagaAGGAGTTAGTGAagccctccctctctccctcctttctctccaCTCCTTTTGCACCTCCGCCCTCCTCCCTCACCTCCACAATCTCGCTCcctcctgcctctctctcctcctctcctctcctcactccCACCTCCTCACCCCTCACCCCTGCCATCTCTCTTCACCCTCGCCCTCCCACTTCCACGTCCCTCTTCACCGCCTCCTTCCTGCGTCCGGCTCCTGGACCAATCAGAGCGAGCCAAGGATCAATTCTCTTCGCACCGTACTGATGATGACGTCAGCGGTGGGGGAGTCCAAccggtgacctttgaccttcagttTGTTGACCTGACAGAAGAGTCAGAGACTTGAGAGGACAGAAGCTCCTCGTTGCTTTAAATGAACCACAGACTTGAAGATGAAGAACAGATGCTGGAAAGTTCCCACATATCCTGGAAAACCTGGAATTTTTTGTGAAACAGTCATGCAAAAatcctggggaaaaaaatgacaaaactgtcCTGAGATTTTTAGAAAGCAATAAGCGgtcctggagaaaaaaaaatcagtgt carries:
- the LOC121963777 gene encoding zinc finger protein 385B-like encodes the protein LLASITDSSFPLKPFLLPSSSSPRSSASPSSSRPGSEPPPSSPPSALPAPGLFSSSSSSSSSPPSSKASPPPPPPAPVTSSSPPAPPPPPPSQASSQDAHLSAESEEEKAKKLLYCSLCKVAVNSLSQLEAHNAGSKHKTMLEARSGAGPIKAYPRAGAKLKNGSSSALKGSGLQNKTFHCQICDVHVNSEIQLKQHISSRRHKDRVAGKPSKPKYSPYNKQQRSSLSKELVKPSLSPSFLSTPFAPPPSSLTSTISLPPASLSSSPLLTPTSSPLTPAISLHPRPPTSTSLFTASFLRPAPGPIRASQGSILFAPY